The nucleotide window CCCCATATCGCCGGGCACCCGCCTGCCCCCCAGTAGTTCCTCAGTACCTGGCAGCACCCAGTATACAAGTCGGGCCCCGGCCATCGTCTGCCCAGACTGTCCCCGATGCATCGTAAAACACCTGCGTACCCCCGAAGCGTCGCCGAATGCTCCCCGGCTCGCGGGCACTCGTCACCCCGGGCTTGTGTCCACCGTACCGTTCATCATGCACTTTGCAATGCGCCTGCCGGCAtccgccgtcgacatgcGCCTTCCAAGCCGTGCCTGTGAGCGAACGCTCATCCCCGAGGTCCCTCCACACCAGCACCTCGGCGTGCTGGGGCGTGAAGGCAACCGAGAAGTCTGTGGGACACCATGCGCAGGAGCCAAATGCTCTCCCGCCCCtgtccatcatggccgctCTTCGAACTCGCGAGATGGCTGTGCTTGGATGTCGGCTCTGTAGTACGCAGCCTTTCTCGTGGCTGTCAAATGTAGTCCAGGTGTTATGACAACAGATCTCCAGACAACCCATGGTATCGATGGATACTGCATGTCGCCTCTGCTCGTATAGCCAAATGCTGAGGACATAGAACCTCCCTTCTATGATCTTTGGGATCGTGACGAAGTGGGTCCGCAGTGCGTCTGGTCCGCCCTTGGAGCAAATGGACGTGAAGGTGACGAGCTTTCTCTCCAGTAGGTATTCGGCATATTCCCGATGCTCTTTGCGGCTGGCGCCTAGGCGGTTATGCTTGAGAGCAAGTTGCACATGGCCATGATAGATGATGACTGAGTGAAGCCCGAGGTATGGTGCGCCCTCCCGCATTCGACCCCGTCCTAGTGGACACAACTCAGGCTCCTTCACCATGAGATCGTCAAGCAGGGAGAAGTCGTGGAGTGTCACACACTCTTCGCACACCCATTTGCTAGGCAAGTCGTAGGCAACGCCGAGTAGATACTCCATGTGGTCCTTGTAATTGAGCTGCGCCCCGGCCCCTTTATGGCTGAGGATCCTGTGAAGCGCCGAGCATGTATGtgaggcgaggaggcgagaATAAGCCGGTAAATATGCCCCGATCTGGAGGATCAACTCTGGTGGTAAACTCATAATGGAGCAGCGGAGCGGCTTGTCCGATgcctcgtcgtggtcgcCAGTGTTGGCGCTCGACCGGCCCAACTTCCTGACGCGGGGACACAAGGCATCTCGCCATCCGTTGAAAAGATCAAAACCCAACTTCATGACTTCTTGAGCATGCCGAGGAACCCCAGTCATTCCTTGCCGCATCGATTACTGGCTGAGGATTGTTGATGACCATTCATTGCTCTCACTCACACCGGTGGCCTTTTGCCGCCCCTTTTATGTGATTTGGCAAAGTTTTTCTGTCACGCTCGAATTGGGTTCATTCACTCTCCGTCGACGTGGGAGGCGTTGTCCTTGACGTAGCCGCCATGCGGCGATTTGCCCACGACACGACGTTTTTGGGTGTCCCATGGTGCCATTCATCagacgggctcgtcgtgAAGTCATTCAGGGGCCACGGCAACCAATCTCTTTCTCTCGACTGGATGGACACGAGACGgtcaaaaaaaaaattaagTTTTCAAGTGCGCCAGGTGGGCTGCCTTGTCTTCTGTAGACTCGGCGCTACATAATCACGGCTTGCCTTTTAGGCGCAGCGGCCACATCATtgcatacttcgtacattgTGTGGCCCGCGAGCAAAGAGCCGTAGTTACAAGCAGGAGTCAGGCGAGCCTCCCTCTCGCCCCAAGGCAAGGACCAGCGGCCCAGCGCTTCAACGTATTCCGGGTGGAAGGGGCCTTCGATCAGTGCATGATCTATCATGTACGAAGCTTGTCGTTAGTATGTCATCACGTCAAGGTGACCTCCTTCGCCCCGATCTCGCCTCGCCAACGGAACCCCTGACCTGTAACGTTGCGAGTGTCTCGGTGTAAGTACCCCGGGTCACCTTGACTTTGAGCGACTCCCCCGGCATCATATGTAGGTAGGCTTGGCTCTAGTAACATTGGCGGGATTCGGCATCTTAGGGGTCACGACAGACACGACAGGCACGGTAGGTACGGTGGGCACGATGGGTACGACAGAATTGATGGACACAATGGGCATCATAGAGATGACAGGCACGGCAAACATTGGATGCGTGAAATGTGCATTATTCAGGCATGTAGAATTCGACCCATCCTTCTCCAAAACCTCCCAAGCGTATTCATCCCCTCCCATGCAGAGATTGCCTGCCCTGCGAAAAAAACCAAGAACAAGTCCGTCCTCCGCCCGTCCAACAcacttcctcctcgccaagggGCATGACCAGATGCATTAATCGGAACCATGGTAAGGTGCGAGCGCTTCTGAGGCCCTCCGACGGGAGCGGGGGGAGCGGAACAAAGGGAAAAAACACATAAAGAAAAACATGACATGTATCATCTATTTTCCAGAAGGCCCAGCATCACCGTCAACCAGATGAGTCGTCCTCTCAGCTCTTCCAGGCGCACCCTCTCCTGTGCCAATGCCGCCGGTTCCTGGGTCTGCGTCGCCGAGTCTGCCGTGCCAGACCTGGCGGAAATTGTCGTATCAGGCCCAGCTCCTGGGGTTGCCGCGTCGTCCTGGgtctgcgtcgccgtctctgCCGTGCCAGAGTTGGCGGAACTTGTCGAATCAGGCCCAGATTGTCGCGGCTGGGTCCCCTCGTCCGCTCGGAACTCGTTGGAACCAGAGTTGCCGGATGTTGCCGTGTCGGACTGAGGTGGCCCAGTTCCAGTCGCAGGCCCCTCCTGCCGCGCTGTTTCggccggcgctggctggcgagctggctcgctgccggcggTTGTCGATGGCGGTCGAAAGTGCGAGTGCAAGAGTATGGCGAGGTCGACCAGTGCCTTGAGGCCACTGACGACGTGGCCGAGGGCCGAGAGCTAGTCGGTCACGGTGCTCATGGTCGATGCTGAAAGTTCGAATTCGTCTGGTGTTGTGCGGATCCTGGTCCTTGgggaagaaagaagaaagaaaacAAACCATCAAGGGGGGCGACGGGCAATTTATACCTTTTGCTGCCCTCGGTAGGCTCTTGCCACACGGTACGCTCTTACCAGGATATGGTAGAGTGATACCTCTCCCCTCCTTCTAACCTGCTGCTTCATACCTGCCTTCGTCTCTTTTCTCCATCGCACCCTTCCCAATGAGTAGCATTGGCGGCAAGATCCTGTCATGAGTTCCTGGCTGATCTTTCCATTGGCGGACGCGACTGCAATGTTGTTTTTTCCCCAACGCATGATATGGCTCTTGACACGATGACCCCTTCACAGGCCCGGTCTCGCCGTTATTGGCAAAAGAGATGGGTTACTTCCCAGTGTGCCGCGATGTCCCACCAGCACGGCACCtctgcctacctgcctacctCCTTGGTCCGCGTCCAGGTGTTGGACGGCGCAGCCCTTATAGAAACCAGGCAGGTGTTGCTGTTCTGTGTAGATGTGGAACACGCTCAGGAGCTGACCAGTGGGCAGCATCCAGGAGCCGACGCCTGCGACTTACTCCTGAGTTCCCTCGCAGTAGAGCCCCAGGCTACGCCACGTATTAGTCCCACACGTTCGCCCGTACAAGCAGGTATTGGTGGGCATGTTGTTTGTATGCGACGATATTTGGCAGGTATAGGTGCCCACGAGAGCCATGTTGCTAGCGACGGAAGGCCGCACTGCCAGCAAATCATGGCTTGTTGACGAAAGAGGCACTTGACTCACTGTGTTTCTGTCCATGATAGTCAATGCGAAAAGAACAATAAACCTGGTTACCGAAACCTTGAAATCAAAATGTCGGAGATGTTCATGGCTGTAGTGGCTCCTGTATGTAAAGCCATCGCCGATGCGTTCTTCCGAAGGAGTTGTCTTCACTGGACTTCAACAGCTGAGATGGGCACAATAGGCAGAACCCAGAATCGTATGGTTTGACACCCTGGTCAATCCTTTACATACATTATCTCAAGGCGCACAACCTCTACTTTTGTGTGCTCCTCGTTGGCACTACTCTCAACGATGCGCTCTATGAGAAGTCGTTTGAATCATAGGAAGGCATCTCGAGATGCGACTGCAACGACAGCTGCTCCCTGCACTACGCGACGGTTCCAAAGTCCCACAGCTTGGCTACCAGGCTGTCAGGCACCGCCACCGGGTCATCCTGAGGCAGGAACACTCGCTTGGGGATGTGAAACTCCACAACCGGTGCCTTCTTGACGGTCTTGTCCATTTCCGCGTCCAACAGCTATGAGAATGGTCAGCAATGGCTCTTGCAGTTTCACGCAGACGAACAGCATCGCACTCACCGTCGCGTACGAATGGTCCAAAAAGTCCTCCATGTTGTACGACTGTTTCGTGAACTGCTCCGACACGATCTTGGCAATCGTCGCAACGTTGGGGTGATAATGTGACTGGAGATGAACCAGCTCCCACAGACTGCTGTCGATGGCATTGGTCTCCATCGGGTCCGACTCCTCCGCCACAAACGGGTCCTCGAAACCGTTGTCCTTGATGCGCTTCTTCGTGTCGGCATCCTTAATCTCGCGATGGACCATGAACGTGCATGTCGGGTGGCGCTTGAGCTGGTTGTAGATCCAGGGCACGACAAAGGCAatggcgctcggcggcgcgttcAGGGAGAGCCTCGCCAAGCGCTTCAGGAAGCTGGCCACGAGCGCCGCTGGGAGATGCGTCGACGCCAGAAACGTGTCCAGCAGGCGGAAGAAGCGCGACCGATGCTTGGAGTGGAGGATGTTGCGGTCAAGCAGCGAGTAAAGCTTGGCGTAAAACGACGGGTAGTCCAGGTTCCGCTCCTGGATCAGGAAGAAGACGCCCGAGAGCGCGAGCAGCGACATCGAGCCGCCGGAGTTGTAGCAGCTCGTGAGGaagtcggccagcagctcgggcTTGGTGAACCACGGCGCAATGGTCGTCGAGATGACGTTCAGGATTCGCTTTCGCTGGTCCTTGGTCTCAACGACTCCGAGaagcgccagccaggcttCTTGCCCCTGCTTCTTGTGCTGGGTCACCGAGCGCAGGGGGTGAGATTTCTTCTGCGGCCGGGGCACGTAGAAGTCTTCAAGCTCGTCGGCAGACTCAGGCACGCCGTCCAGAGCAGAAATGAGGGCGAAGACCCGGTCAAACAATGCGCCTGAGTCGCCACCCTTGGACGCAATGGCTTCTATGGCAGGTCTATCAGATGTTAGGACGAATTCGCGAGGAACGCATGTTTCGGAAAACCTACTTGATGGACTTGAACGTAAAATACCGGATGTCGTCGTACTGTTCGGCAAACTCTTCGATGTACGCCGTCCGCACGTCCTCGTTGGTCGACTCCAAGACAGCGGCGACAATGTCTCCGATGAAAGCTGTAGGGAACGAGTATTCCTCCTTGTTGGACAGAAACTCCCCCTCCGCCTTGAGGATTCTCATGCAGAGCGTCAGCGCCGTCAcggcgaggtcctcgtccgccatccggcccagcagcagcgtcttATACTGCAGCAGCTGGTCCCTGAGCCatcccacgacgacgccctccttCTCGGACAGAGACTTCTTGAACGTGAGTGACCCTTGAGCCAGTAACCTGACAAAGATGCGGCACAGTGCCACCGTTGCgagcatggcctcgtcgctgtcctcTTTTGCTGTGCCGAGCAGCGTGGTGATGTCGTTGTAGTTTTTCCGCGACTCAAGGATCCCTTGCTCCATCAGGAGGATCTTGGCGTTTGGGTCGTCATTGTTGTCGCTTccagacgacgaccgccgGCGTTTTGTAGGCTTGTCGGCTGTCGAGGCTCTCTTACGCTTGGAGCCTTCACCAGCCATAGTGAGAAGCTGCTGGCTCACTGGTATCTTACAACAGTTCTGGGTCCGTAGTCTTGACGCGCAATAAGAACTGATTCAGGGCGACTCAAGTGCGTTGTTTCAACAGCGTTGGCGTTCCAAGCGGGAGAAAAATTGTAGGCATGGAGGTgagcagacagacagacaggtcACTCAGATGTCGGGCAACTTTTGACGAAAGCTGCAACATCGAAATGTGCAGCCAATCAAACGGTATGGCGCTAAACAAAGACCATCATCAATGGGACACCGGCTCAAGTCCGGGTgggcccgctgccgccgtgccaAAAGCCAGCCACAGCCTACGAACGCCCCAGCGTGGAATCCCGACATCACGTGACCGCAGCGTGTTGCCGAACTAGCGCGATAAAACCTCACAACCTCATCCCCAGCTCCCGCGCAACGTCAAGCCCGCGATACCCCATCCCGTCACGAAATCATCTCACAATGGCCTCCCGCTTGGCGCGCAGCGCTGTCGGTACGTTGAATCCCTCACCGGTGGATCAGGCGACCCCCGAATTGGGCGCCAATTGCGCGCGTacccccccgccgccgccgccctttgcatgtgtgtgtgtccgACGCTGACCTCCGAgctccgctgctgctgctgcccgcagGCGCTCCCCTTCTCCGACCtaccctcgcccgccgcgccgtccccgccatCTCCGCGGCCGTCCGCAACGCGAGCAATGTccccgccgaggagcccaagaagaaggcccagagcatcgtcgacgccctccccggcagcagcctcctgtccaagacggccatcctcagcagcgccgccggtcTCTCCGTCTACGCCATCAGCAACGAGTACTACGTCATGAACGAGGAGACGGTCGTCGCCTtctgcctgctcgccgtctggggcggcatcatcaagTACGGCGGCCCGGCCTACAAGGAGTGGGCCGAGAGCCAGAACGAGAAGATCAAGAACATCCTCaacagcgcccgcgccgaccacaccgaggccgtcaagacCCGCATCGAGGACGTCAAGCAGATGGGCGGCGTCATTGACATCACCAAGACCCTCTTCGAGGTCTCCAAGGTAGGAGCATGGACTGCCATGGGTTTATTTGGACGGCAGAAACGGGTCGCTGACTGGCCGCGTGTAGGAGACCGCCAAGCTTGAGGCCCAGGCCttcgag belongs to Purpureocillium takamizusanense chromosome 1, complete sequence and includes:
- the NOC4 gene encoding Maturation and nuclear export of 40S ribosomal subunits interacting protein (COG:J~BUSCO:EOG09261RWU~TransMembrane:2 (i356-375o381-398i)~EggNog:ENOG503NUB6); translated protein: MAGEGSKRKRASTADKPTKRRRSSSGSDNNDDPNAKILLMEQGILESRKNYNDITTLLGTAKEDSDEAMLATVALCRIFVRLLAQGSLTFKKSLSEKEGVVVGWLRDQLLQYKTLLLGRMADEDLAVTALTLCMRILKAEGEFLSNKEEYSFPTAFIGDIVAAVLESTNEDVRTAYIEEFAEQYDDIRYFTFKSIKPAIEAIASKGGDSGALFDRVFALISALDGVPESADELEDFYVPRPQKKSHPLRSVTQHKKQGQEAWLALLGVVETKDQRKRILNVISTTIAPWFTKPELLADFLTSCYNSGGSMSLLALSGVFFLIQERNLDYPSFYAKLYSLLDRNILHSKHRSRFFRLLDTFLASTHLPAALVASFLKRLARLSLNAPPSAIAFVVPWIYNQLKRHPTCTFMVHREIKDADTKKRIKDNGFEDPFVAEESDPMETNAIDSSLWELVHLQSHYHPNVATIAKIVSEQFTKQSYNMEDFLDHSYATLLDAEMDKTVKKAPVVEFHIPKRVFLPQDDPVAVPDSLVAKLWDFGTVA
- the ATP4 gene encoding atp4 subunit B of the stator stalk of mitochondrial F1F0 ATP synthase (BUSCO:EOG09264PE5~COG:C~EggNog:ENOG503P03P) translates to MASRLARSAVGAPLLRPTLARRAVPAISAAVRNASNVPAEEPKKKAQSIVDALPGSSLLSKTAILSSAAGLSVYAISNEYYVMNEETVVAFCLLAVWGGIIKYGGPAYKEWAESQNEKIKNILNSARADHTEAVKTRIEDVKQMGGVIDITKTLFEVSKETAKLEAQAFELEQQTALAAEAKTVLDSWVRYEGQVKQRQQQELASSIIAKVQKELENPKVLQQILQQSVADVEKIVSSKAQ